In Achromobacter spanius, the following proteins share a genomic window:
- a CDS encoding LysR family transcriptional regulator yields MRLNRLQALRAVLETGSVTEAARRIHRTQPQISRLISALEEEVGFSLFLRQGRGLIPTQECLRFYDGTRHILAGFEEVSRIADSIRNQQDAWLRILTQPYFAYSVTPSAIAEFSRSHPRVRISLEVRSRVDVGLWMSGQQFDLGLAALPIDFPGIRSRQFADVRLVIAMPEGHRLAAKAVLTPEDIKDEPFIALRPFTLLRQRTDDLMEKHRLPLRLVMETSSGQSACQLAALGVGIALADPILAANVPGIVLRDFEPRLSIPYGFLLPSSYAPSEQAREFARLFVRIVKETAPDRVQLVASPPVDDDDGLLG; encoded by the coding sequence ATGCGATTGAACCGTCTGCAAGCGTTGCGCGCTGTCCTGGAAACCGGAAGCGTGACCGAGGCCGCGCGCCGTATCCACCGAACCCAGCCCCAGATCAGCCGCCTGATTTCGGCGCTGGAAGAAGAAGTGGGGTTTTCGCTGTTTCTGCGCCAGGGACGCGGCCTGATTCCCACTCAGGAGTGCCTGCGTTTCTACGACGGCACCCGGCATATCCTGGCGGGTTTTGAAGAGGTGTCTCGCATTGCCGATTCCATCCGCAATCAGCAGGACGCCTGGCTGCGCATCCTGACACAGCCCTACTTCGCCTATAGCGTCACGCCCAGCGCCATCGCGGAGTTCTCGCGCAGCCATCCGCGTGTTCGGATATCGCTGGAGGTGCGCTCGCGCGTGGATGTGGGGTTGTGGATGTCGGGCCAGCAATTCGACCTGGGCCTGGCGGCGTTGCCCATTGATTTTCCGGGCATTCGCTCGCGCCAGTTCGCCGACGTGCGGCTGGTGATCGCCATGCCGGAAGGCCACCGACTGGCCGCCAAGGCCGTGCTGACGCCGGAAGACATCAAGGACGAGCCTTTCATTGCGCTGCGCCCGTTCACCCTGCTGCGTCAGCGCACCGACGATCTGATGGAGAAGCATCGCTTGCCCTTGCGCTTGGTCATGGAGACCTCATCGGGTCAATCCGCGTGCCAGCTCGCGGCGTTGGGCGTGGGGATTGCGTTGGCCGACCCGATTCTGGCGGCCAACGTGCCGGGCATTGTGCTGCGGGACTTTGAACCCCGGCTGAGCATTCCCTACGGATTTTTGCTGCCCAGCAGTTATGCGCCGTCGGAACAAGCGCGCGAATTCGCGCGCCTGTTTGTCCGCATTGTCAAAGAGACAGCTCCAGATAGAGTGCAACTGGTCGCGTCGCCGCCCGTGGACGACGACGACGGGCTGCTGGGGTGA
- a CDS encoding Bug family tripartite tricarboxylate transporter substrate binding protein — protein sequence MKFSKTLICLAAAACAALPSATVLAQQAAWPTHAITLVVPFAAGGGGDTLARLVAEPLSRELGQSIIVENRPGAGGNIGTSIAARANPDGYTLSYGTNGTQATNHWLYKSPGYAPSDFEPISRFTVIAAALVVNGTDDRFKSLDQLLAYAKSHPGELTCGSAGNGTSSHLACELLNQMAGIKVMHIPYKGGGAAMTDLLGGRISFLIDVMPNVSGQIAAGKLRALAVTTPERVASNPDIPTMNEAGVKGYEFFAWDGLYAPKGTPPEVLDKLNAAVNKALQRPDVKKTLESRGAIPSPTTRQTLKDFGAEEYTRLGKVVKTAGAAID from the coding sequence ATGAAATTTTCCAAGACCTTGATTTGCCTGGCGGCCGCCGCCTGTGCAGCCCTGCCATCCGCCACGGTGCTGGCGCAACAAGCCGCCTGGCCCACCCACGCAATCACGCTTGTGGTGCCGTTCGCGGCGGGCGGCGGCGGCGACACGCTGGCGCGGCTGGTGGCCGAGCCCTTGTCGCGCGAACTGGGCCAATCCATCATCGTGGAAAACCGCCCCGGCGCGGGCGGCAACATCGGCACGTCCATCGCGGCGCGCGCCAATCCCGACGGCTACACGCTGTCATACGGCACCAACGGTACGCAGGCCACCAACCACTGGCTGTATAAATCCCCGGGTTACGCGCCCAGCGACTTCGAGCCGATCTCGCGCTTTACCGTCATCGCTGCCGCCTTGGTCGTGAACGGTACCGACGACCGCTTCAAATCGCTGGACCAACTGCTGGCCTACGCCAAATCGCACCCTGGCGAACTGACCTGCGGCTCGGCGGGCAATGGCACGTCGTCGCATCTGGCCTGTGAATTGCTGAACCAGATGGCGGGCATCAAGGTGATGCACATCCCGTACAAGGGCGGCGGCGCGGCCATGACCGACCTGCTGGGCGGGCGCATCTCGTTCCTGATCGACGTCATGCCCAACGTGTCGGGCCAGATCGCCGCCGGCAAACTGCGCGCGCTGGCCGTGACCACGCCCGAGCGCGTGGCGTCCAATCCCGACATTCCCACGATGAACGAAGCGGGTGTGAAGGGCTACGAGTTCTTCGCCTGGGACGGCCTGTACGCCCCGAAGGGCACCCCGCCTGAGGTGCTGGACAAGCTGAACGCCGCCGTCAACAAGGCGCTGCAACGGCCCGACGTGAAGAAGACGCTGGAGTCGCGCGGCGCGATCCCGTCGCCCACCACGCGCCAAACGCTGAAGGACTTTGGCGCCGAGGAATACACCCGCCTGGGCAAGGTCGTGAAAACCGCGGGCGCGGCGATTGATTAA
- the hpaH gene encoding 2-oxo-hept-4-ene-1,7-dioate hydratase, whose protein sequence is MDATTIKTLALRLDEAEQRRTQVRQLSLDHPDITIADAYAIQRAWVAHKIASGRRLVGHKIGLTSRAMQLSSQIDEPDYGALLDDMLFADGAEIPRDRFIVPRVEVELAFILDRPLQGPGVTLFDVLDAVRYVIPALEIIDARSHQIDPESKRPRKVFDTIADNAANAGVVMGGRPVRVGDMDLRWVGAMMSRNAVIEETGLAAGVLNHPANGVVWLANKLAEHDVALEAGQIILSGSFTRPVFAQAGDTFHVDYGPLGSVSCRFV, encoded by the coding sequence ATGGACGCCACCACCATAAAAACACTGGCGCTGCGGCTGGACGAGGCCGAGCAGCGCCGCACCCAGGTGCGGCAGCTTTCGCTGGACCACCCCGACATCACGATCGCCGACGCCTACGCCATCCAGCGCGCCTGGGTGGCGCACAAGATTGCGTCGGGCCGCCGCCTGGTGGGTCACAAGATTGGCCTGACCTCGCGCGCCATGCAGTTGTCGTCACAGATTGACGAGCCCGACTACGGCGCGCTGCTGGACGACATGCTGTTTGCCGACGGCGCCGAGATCCCGCGTGACCGCTTCATCGTGCCGCGCGTGGAAGTGGAACTGGCCTTCATCCTGGACCGCCCACTGCAAGGCCCCGGCGTGACGCTCTTCGACGTGTTGGACGCCGTGCGCTACGTGATTCCGGCGCTTGAGATCATCGATGCGCGCTCGCACCAGATCGACCCCGAGTCCAAGCGCCCGCGCAAGGTGTTTGACACCATCGCCGACAACGCCGCCAACGCGGGCGTGGTGATGGGCGGGCGCCCCGTGCGCGTGGGCGACATGGACTTGCGCTGGGTCGGCGCCATGATGTCGCGCAACGCCGTCATCGAGGAAACCGGCCTGGCGGCGGGCGTGCTGAATCACCCCGCCAACGGCGTCGTGTGGCTGGCCAACAAGCTGGCGGAACACGACGTGGCGCTGGAAGCGGGCCAGATCATTCTTAGCGGCTCGTTCACGCGGCCCGTTTTTGCCCAGGCCGGCGACACCTTCCATGTGGACTACGGCCCGCTTGGGTCGGTGAGTTGCCGCTTCGTCTGA